The Cryobacterium sp. SO1 genomic sequence CTAGGCGGCTTGGCTACACCGGGAGTTTCGGTGCCACGCATTGGGCAGGCTCCTCCTGTCTCGAAACCGTACCGATACGAGACAGGTGAGGATGCGAGACAAATCAGCTAGCCGCTCGTCGAAGCTGGCGGTTCTGACCGCGCTGGATTGCGACGTTGTCGCGGTTGCCCTGCCCGACATTAAGCCGGTGACGGGGCGCCATGCGCAGGAACTCGAGCTCGTCATCCTGCTGTCTCGCAACCCTACCGATACGAGACAGGTCCAGATGGGAGACAAATGGCCTGCTGCTCGTCATCGCACAGACGGTCTCCTTTGTCTCGTATCCCATGGCTTCTGATACACATCGGTTATGTGACACATCACCTGCCGACGACGAGCGGGACGGCGGAACGATCGCACCGACAGCTCAGGCGATACAGAGCCGGTGGATCGATGCTTCATTGAGTTGAGCACCTGTCTCAGGTGCATATGATTACCCGGTAACGAATATTTCCGGGGGTTTCGATGACCGTGCGCCAGACGCTTCTTTCCATCCTCTCGTTGGAGCCTTGTTACGGCCATCAGTTGAGAGCAGAGTTCGTTCGTCGCACGGGCGGGGTGTGGCCGATAAACATCGGCCAAATTCACACCACGTTGGACCGCCTTGAACGCGATGGTCTCGTGCAGAAGGGCAACACTGACAGCCTGGGGCGGGCGTATTTCTCGATCCTTGACGCCGGCCGGGACGTCGTCAACGACTGGCTGAGCATCCCATCGGTGAAGCCGCAGTTTGAGCGCAACGAGCTGGTGATGAAGCTTGCTGTCGCGTCAACGCTTCCGGGCGTCGACGTATCCGAGGTCATTAGCGCCCAACGTGGTGCGAGCCTGACTGCCCTGCAGAACGCGACCAGATCTCGCGAGCACGTGCTGCGCCCAACCTCCCCCGAGGATGTGGCGTTTTTGATGATTGCGGATTCAGCCATTGAACACGCTGCGGCCGAGATTCGGTGGCTTGATCTCGCCGAGCAACGCTTGAGCGAAGCAACGGCTGGCGGATTTATGACCGCACTGCCAGTCACCTCGACGACACCGGGTCGGGGCCGCCCCGCGAATTCGCGGTCTGGACAACCATCATGACCGAGGTGCTTCTCCAGCTCACCGACATCACAAAGACCTATGGGCAGGGTGAGAACGCTGTCGACGCGCTCAGGGGCGTCAACCTGATCGTCGCCGCCCACGAGCTCGTCGCTGTCATGGGCGCATCGGGCTCAGGAAAGTCGAGCCTCCTGCTCATCGCAGGCGGGCTCATGGCTCCCACAAGCGGCTCGGCGGCTGTGGCAGGCACACCGCTAGACGAACTGAATCCGAATGCCTTGGCGGCTCTCAGGCGGCGATCCATCGGTTACATATTTCAGGACTACAACCTGCTGCCCTCCCTGACCGCGCTGGAGAACGCGATGCTTCCGCTCGAGCTCGACGGGTGGAGCACTAAGCGCGCACGCCACGTCGGTATTGCGGCGCTAGCTTCGGTCGACCTCGCCGGGCTGGAGGCATCGTTCCCCGACGAGCTTTCCGGTGGACAACGCCAACGGGTAGCGATCGCACGAGCAGTGGTCGGCGACCGCCGACTCATCCTCGCCGACGAGCCCACCGGCGCTTTGGACTCGCGCTCAAGTGAGAACGTGATGCGAATGCTTCGCCAGAGGATCGATGCAGGCGCGGCCGGGATTATCGTGACCCACGACGCGAAGCAGGCCGCATGGGCAGATCGAATCGTAGAGCTACGAGACGGGCGCATCGCCCACGAGACCAGTCGTGATCTGCCTGAGTCCCTTCTTCCTTTAGGCAACCGGTGAGCGTCGCCCGGTTGGTACTGCGGCTTGCCGCCCGAGAAGTGAGGGGTGAGGCGCGGCGAAGCGGGCTCATCGCAGCTCTGATCGCCATCCCTGTCGCAGGGCTGGCGGCCGGTATCGTCTTTCTCCAAAGTCCCTCGGCGCCCATCATCGCGGACCGCGGAGTCACTGCCGGCGCCGAGGGTGGAGTCGTCGTTCTGATACTCGCGTTCGTCGGCGCTCTCGTCTGTTTGCTGACCGGCTCCGCATTCCTGGTGGCGGCGAAGGCACAACAGCGCTCGCTCGCTGTCATCGCCAGCCTCGGAACGAGCCGAGCGGTACTCGTTGCGATTTCAAGTCTCACTGGTCCACTCATCGGAGGGGTTGGCGGCGGAGTCGGCGTGCTCCTAGGAGCGGGGCTCGGCTTCGTCCTTGCGTCGATGTCTGGCGCTGCATCCGTGTATGTCTCCGGGTCGCTGATGCTTGCTTTGGTCGTCTTCGCGGTGGTTCTCGGTTGGATTGCTGCTCTCCCACCGGCCATCGCAGCGTCCCGGGCTGACGTTGTGCTTGCTATCCAGGGCAGCACCTTGCCCGCCCCGCGGCCGAGGCGTCTGCCGCTCGGTGTCGGCTGTCTGGTGACCGGTATTGCCCTCGCCTTCGGACCACGGATTCTCGACGTCGTCGCACGCCAGTCAGCGTCGGGCTCATTTCCGTGGCTGAGCGCCCTGGTTGCACCGACTCCATTCTTCGCTGCGTCAATGATGCTCGCTGGTGCGATCATCTCAACCCCGTTCCTGCTCAGGCGCTGGGCACGAGGCGCCCGCGCGTGGGGCCTTGCAGCACAACTTGCGGCGCGAGATGCCGACCGCAACCGCACTCGCCACCTACCCGTGATCGCCGCGATCATGGGCACGACCTTCCTGGCCGTCTTAGTGATGTGTTCCCAAAGCTCATCCGACACCACCAGCCGGATGACATATCCCTACCTGATGATGCCCGGTGGCGTCCAGACAGCGTTGATCTCGTACCCGGGCGACCAAGGCACCACGCTTGGCCCCACGATCGACCCGGGTACGGATCGCGAGGCGCTGGCGGAGTCAGTCGCAGCGGTGTTCACGGACGGGCTGCCGATAGACCGGCTGTCGATCATCGAGACTCCCCAGGTCCTCGCGACCACCGGGAACACAACGACACCAGCGTCGCCGGTGGTCACACCGGAAGCCAACCGCTGCGTCAGCAACCTCCCCGGAAATGACCGCTTCACGCCCTTGGCGCCCGACCCGCTTTGCCGTGATTGGTACACGGAGGGAGCCGATTTGGGTGCCATACCGGCTCCCGTCATCATCGGTGACGCGTTGACACTCGCCACCATCCTCGATGCCGAACCCAGTCAGGCCGCCCAGACAGCCTTGGCCAATGGCGAGGCGGTTTCGCTGCACTCGCAGTTCGTCGATGCCACCGGCACGGTCGAGCTGAACCTGAACCCCTCCGCTTCTGGCGAGTCAACGACGGTGCACATCAAGGCGGTTGTCGAAAAAGCTGCGGAGGTCCTCCCGTTCGGCGTCATCGTCACCCACGAGACGGCATCCCGCCTAGGGCTGCAAACAGAGTCCAGCCAGGTTGTGGCCATGACAACTCGCGAACCCACGGAACTCGAACTGGCTGCGATTGATCGTAAGCTCGCTGACCTCGCGGGAACCCGCGGGCTGTTGGTTCACCTCGAGACGGGTCCGACCGCCGATCCGGCAATGGGGTGGCTGACCCTCGCACTGAGCGGAAGCATCGTCTTGGCGGCGTCCATCGTCGCGCTGACGCTCTCGCGGACAGAAGGGAAACGTGACGCTTTGACCCTGCACGCGGTTGGCGCATCGACCAAAACGCTGCGCGCGACAGCAGCATGGCAAGGAACGACCGTGGTGGCCACCGGCACTTGGGCTGGTGCGGTGATCGGCGTGCTCACGGCATTTTCGATGAATCTACCTGGATCCGGGAGCGTGTTCTCCGCGCCATGGTGGGCGCTGACTACCCTCG encodes the following:
- a CDS encoding ABC transporter ATP-binding protein — protein: MTEVLLQLTDITKTYGQGENAVDALRGVNLIVAAHELVAVMGASGSGKSSLLLIAGGLMAPTSGSAAVAGTPLDELNPNALAALRRRSIGYIFQDYNLLPSLTALENAMLPLELDGWSTKRARHVGIAALASVDLAGLEASFPDELSGGQRQRVAIARAVVGDRRLILADEPTGALDSRSSENVMRMLRQRIDAGAAGIIVTHDAKQAAWADRIVELRDGRIAHETSRDLPESLLPLGNR
- a CDS encoding PadR family transcriptional regulator, which produces MTVRQTLLSILSLEPCYGHQLRAEFVRRTGGVWPINIGQIHTTLDRLERDGLVQKGNTDSLGRAYFSILDAGRDVVNDWLSIPSVKPQFERNELVMKLAVASTLPGVDVSEVISAQRGASLTALQNATRSREHVLRPTSPEDVAFLMIADSAIEHAAAEIRWLDLAEQRLSEATAGGFMTALPVTSTTPGRGRPANSRSGQPS